The Lytechinus pictus isolate F3 Inbred chromosome 17, Lp3.0, whole genome shotgun sequence genome contains a region encoding:
- the LOC135157346 gene encoding plexin-A4-like → MTHSVLGVLLIQILISCQIGSIQSAPLSSYLVSSFTPPDSDFKLPFNHIAFNNITGDIYIGARERLYQLGSDLNVKQTVNTGKCQNDEGLFNDNKLLIAVVTPQKYTLVACGGCDVNCQTRDLANISLDQGYSTDTVVATGDNPTVGVVAFGFNVNCQTDERDTLDEYLYLYTGISGKGKSETRFISKLTLSDLSIQQYIPIHDITSDIRFTFKHVISYKDYIYYFISRKQNTYLGGFCRKTLDCEFESYTEIMLQCEPNNDMNEVIQSAQIGPAGSQLAESMNINSTDDLLYVAFSSTSSFSLCVYKMIDVQQRFDDAILGCILGTGTGTTNTFLERQNEESKCGQSGSPGDLFNRKPDKQMTSELDGMEPEVYKNALLPVLSVVFPPK, encoded by the exons ATGACTCACAGTGTATTGGGAGTACTTCTAATCCAGATTCTGATATCATGTCAGATCGGATCAATCCAATCAGCTCCTCTCTCCTCCTACTTGGTATCTTCATTTACACCTCCTGATTCTGATTTCAAGCTACCATTTAACCACATCGCCTTCAACAACATCACTGGAGATATCTATATAGGAGCACGAGAGAGGCTCTACCAACTCGGCTCCGACCTGAACGTAAAACAGACTGTCAATACTGGAAAGTGTCAGAATGATGAAGGTCTTTTCAATGATAATAAACTCCTTATTGCGGTAGTAACGCCTCAAAAATACACACTCGTCGCTTGTGGGGGCTGTGACGTTAATTGTCAAACAAGGGATTTGGCTAATATTTCACTTGACCAGGGATATTCAACAGACACTGTTGTAGCTACAGGAGACAACCCTACTGTTGGGGTTGTTGCTTTTGGATTCAATGTCAATTGCCAAACTGATGAGAGGGATACCCTTGATGAATACCTTTACTTATATACTGGGATCAGTGGCAAGGGTAaaagtgagactagattcattTCAAAGCTCACTTTATCTGACCTTTCGATACAGCAATACATACCTATACATGATATAACTAGTGACATACGATTCACGTTTAAACATGTCATTTCCTACAAAGATTATAtctattatttcatatcaagaaaacaaaatacctATTTAGGAGGGTTTTGCCGTAAAACACTGGATTGTGAGTTTGAATCTTACACGGAAATAATGTTGCAGTGTGAACCTAACAATGACATGAATGAGGTGATCCAATCTGCTCAGATCGGACCAGCAGGTTCCCAGTTAGCGGAGTCAATGAATATAAACAGCACAGATGACTTATTGTACGTGGCATTCTCATCTACATCTTCGTTTTCTCTTTGTGTGTATAAGATGATCGATGTCCAGCAGAGATTCGACGATGCTATCTTAGGGTGTATTTTAGGAACAGGCACTGGCACTACGAACACCTTCTTGGAAAGGCAGAATGAGGAAAGTAAATGTGGCCAA tccggcagcccaggagatttattcaaccgaaagccggacaagcaaatgacctCAGAGCTGGATGGCATGGAACCTGAAGTTTACAAAAACGCATTGCTGCCGGTTCTATCCGTGGTCTTCCCTccgaaatga